Part of the Nicotiana sylvestris chromosome 5, ASM39365v2, whole genome shotgun sequence genome is shown below.
ttcaatatgcaaaataacttcaaaatatcatataaatgcatacataagtatgtccaaatgttttattatttttccataattttttaaaggtttaaatcgatttattttcccccttttatccataaaatcttaataattatttccaaaattagtattttgatgattcatttatgggatttttatatttatgccaaaatatggctaaaataaGTTTAacgtatttttacaattttatttagtattttaaggctaaattgcacataattgcaatattagccattttaaggtttaattgtgtcttatattcataaaattgaggcttgtatttttaaattgtaaattatgtgttataaattattttaacccttttaatttagtttttcagaaatcatttactatttttataatttaaaaagggggaaattggctatttaaataacatcccatttgtatttaaattttagcctaaattgaaccccaattCCCATCCCAATTCCGAATTAAACCCGACCCTAGCCCAATTTAAAACAcaacccaaacccggatccctACATACCCATTTAATCCAGactgttgatcattcagatcaacgaccccCACTTCACCtacctaaaataaacctaaatgaCCCCTTACCCTAATTCATTTCTCACCACCCGCCTCCCTTGAATCCCTatcctctcaattctctctacaGCCTCACATAAACCCTAGCCGTCGCCATCCAATTCCACCCTAATTCCTTTTAatccctacctaatccatggactcccgCGGCAGCTTGAGAGGTATACCAGCCTCCTACATCTTCTGGTGGCCCGTTTGTATGATTTCATGGACAGAGctcgaagagatctggtccagtccttgctcaacctctatctctggtcttttttcggccatccatggccgttcaagtcagatccttgacttttccagctagatcggtaactttttaaagtctttctcacttttctgggttctctaaaaccctaacctttaagagctttcaattttcttttagatctaccttagatctgtGTATGCTATGAACCTCTCAAgtattttcctttaaaattttcgatttttcaaaacaactcttcgtcttcaacgattagagtttctcttaacctcttttaaaagatctcttctctgatttctggtgttgtttcatgatttttactatgttcaaacgatTTATTTACGCTTTTTTCTTCTACTTaattcagcatgttgaaaaccctaaataGTTTGGTTCTGTCCGGGTTCTGAAACTATCATTGTCCGTTTTGAGTACATACCTGTTCGATTGAGTTCTTTATGTTTGAATcctttttccttgtttgacttatctgattttgagttcttacaattttttttaactcgactattgttgaaaccataatttcttaaaagagtttttctcacttattactatgagtttgaaggtctttacttgtttctgactttctTACCTGTTAGTTTGGTTCTCTACACTCTGGTTTTGTGTGACTACTTGACTTcgttgactactgtgcttcgaaatcatgattctttcttgattgatcttgatttcctcaatgtcacgactgattgcaaaaggttcccttataaaccctaatttttactcatttgtttaaattgattgattcccttcctttaatTACTGTGATGATTTTTACCTTGAACCCTttcccaaaattaaatatttttgtacttagactcaaataTTTACCTTCTAATTTTACCAacccccttatatggcaagaaTCAGGCTgtctcaaactgatttctttccttaattaaccctgttagtatccgttcaAGCTGTGATtccctgattaaagggaagtacttgtattgattgattctgattgtgattatttccatgtttgtgttaaaaccttacttgttaccttattctttaGTCGTTTtccaaaactataaataccctaccctccattctttaaacacacgaacaattgagttcaaaacacacttacactcaaaattctctctttctctattactacttgtgctattactttgtctagccggctaaaagccaaggctagattgtGGAATCCTGCTTACTTTACCTTTCTGCACCTTGGTTTCTCTACTGGTATGCCCTAGTTAATTtttcaagcctcaacaacaacatgcttctttagttGTTTCAATTTCCCTTATTCTTGTCTACTCCTGTTTATGGTTatgcagtcaagttacattattagcatgttgtaatatgttcccttcccccatagattaatgcttccctatgtgtgttttgaagcatactctgtcagtcacttgttgtGTACTTGCTGTCttgtgaatcccaaacccccatatctcctctatgtgtttgtgttctttttGGCTGGTTTGTGACTATGCCAACATaagctattgctgtgcatgtccaaaccagacccCTTCTGGGGTCATGTGCTTATAGACAAGTGTATTCCCAAATCTCTTGACCCCCTTTGAATGACTACTTATTCTGTgtagttttgagttttattactaCAACTGCTTTCAAATTGCCTCCGTTACTGATTACTTTaccagttttaaacaaactctttttccaaactatgtcaagcactctcacctattcctagaatctaggttctgcccctcttgtgtgagccttgccttgggacccttgagctccctctaaacttggacatataagagctggcccttccacactgcactcattctgtttggttatgcaaatttgggtgtgagcactgtccgggatcctttgaggtccttagggaactctgacacacccagatataagaaaggctttggaataatattggcattgaagtggttcattacataactcagagaggaagtcaagatcaggttTCCTATAGTTGTAATCGCTTATTTCTGCACTttttttgtaattcaatcatttggtatgtaataatttgtaaacaatatcggggtgattagtgaaaagagtgggtagttgtatattgtgggtaaattgggtagataacatgcctatagagtCTATTTTGATTCAAATATGgtctgttagataacatgcctataggatctgctctggtttaaaatgaattctgcatgctttactttcacacaattagaaaccatgtctataggatctaaatggctttaataatagagatcatgtctataaggttaaaatcagctttatgattagatatcatgcctatagggtgtaaagtaattgaagttcaaATTTCATTACAACATGTATTCAGATTCGTctccctagaaatcatgcctataggtccaaagtcagcttttaatccttagataccatgcctataggatctaaatagctataatagaaatcatgcctatagaacttaaaaccagtttagttggaGAAGCCGTTTAGTTCACGTTGTTTATTCTGAATTGGATTAGTTAATTAATCTGCCGCTTCTTTAATAActtttcaaacactgccttaagTTAATACAGTTAGAAAGcttgtctataggatctcaagttgtctgTTTTAAATCAATCACTGctctactgcattcctaatcaatatagatatcatgctcataggacatcactattactcctaggcaagccttaggtagtTATACTCgaataaaactggaactgcctttgtttaattaccaactgctacaaccagcaggcaggcctgactcAGACTTCTTtcctgagttatataatgaatctgatTCTGACTCaaaccctgctttaggatttttaactgtgtttaagtcatgctatttatatgtcTTGTTttcggaggtatacatgagccttctaattgtttatatgttcccCCTCTAAATtcagtcctacgtgtttttgtacgtcgccttagcctttttacctttaaacttatGTGTCATCCTAaaacctccctcttataggaatagtagtcctaaatttcTCCGGCACTGGTAGGAATGGGAcaggtaacaacatgcaatagagaccgagaccaatccacgctttaatacttcacggggtgggaagggtagatatgggtaTGATGACtggtgtgctaataccacgtgtatccccttttctgaggagtgtcataccgggcattgcattgaggtgatccatattacaaacaaacctaggaccccttttattTTTTTACGAGCATGTTTAgcttgtaactcttttcaaaaccccTTTAAATCATTTTTTCAAAcgtttgtgtatttaaacttaaatcccctattacttgagcctttatttgtttacttgctaattgcataaattcacaaaaattatcaggccgggaaccacaccagtggatcctaaggggtgcctaacaccttccccttgggataatttcaagcccttaccctatctctggttatcaaacattgttgtagttaaatcttataggtgccctaacgcaccttaaaatcattaggtggcaacttttcaaatacctaattcccaaaaggaaatgagccATTACGCCCCacgaatgtcgaaacccggactcctcttcgatgggagggaaaaagggggcgcgacagcaacAACGGAAGAGATGTGaagaattcataaccaactgccgagcCGACAAACCATTGAGCCTATACTCCTGATAAGAATCATTACcttattctgaaccaaataatggtgtttgctctttaatatacttcatataatccgatcgcactgatcctagatccaataaccTTGTCTGGCCCAGTACAAACTGCTCAGGCGACAAGCCACCCTagtcatgatcaaaagtctcatatactgccacaatgtgccaataggctaccaattcgaacatgATACATAAGAAAACCAAACtttggaagggactactcaactcacgctgctaatatggacttttctcagaaaatgggaaacaaaacacataaaataggTATAgggaactatactcaacatcacactgttgcggcgtgcaacccgatccaaacaacatacctatggcggcatgccacccgatcctcacataaaattcacacaaggtgatacacaccgagctaaattgctcattacaacaaaaataccgaatatcggtcacaagcacgctaagtgcatcaCACCTTCCCTGCGGTGACATATAAcgctataagctacaaactcaagcacaactgaggtgcgatatacgatctgaatctcaagagtcattctgctcatataacatcatctctacgcggaacctcaacacagaAGAAATTCACCAAGTCATCTCACAACCCACATggcgcaatatatcattacatgaaatagctgacgacgaaataacaccccgactactcttccataaggagtgcattgctgaaataaacacattCAGCCTGATATAGAGttcatattcatatttaaatccatctacatacctcaagctgattctgatctcactgaactaggctaataacctttcaaaggtctataatcaccccctttttctcataacacccaagaacaaccatcataaccggagtaatcctccacagtccacaacccaataaattgagtgccctccaggcatcaattctcaatttaacgacatcactataatcttcatacttggtttaactcttcaatcaatccaGTGgttacatgccacacttatataaccttcccgtggggcacgctcccacaaccttctgTAATAGATAACAGGTCTGAACATCCAAATCACCGGCTGTACTAATGCTGAAAAgcaatcaagaatccttaaccaggatgcaaagcctttttcacaaaacaccgatctcaggtgacgccgaagacaataccaacttactttaaacatcgaaactcctttcctgcttatccgagctcgtgacaccccttgtcaacaccgaactgcaatcttgatcctcacttcaaattccatactactcactgcacccaacatgccaatatacgatagaacacgattttcatcataactccggaactactaatagattaacacttcatcatataaaaactttttatttaactcattccaagagaaccatagcaacacatgagtgaattctcataatcgtagaatatgcaaatctctaagtagtgatCTAAGCCACCTTAGCCCTTCCAGGAtctgcctacacataacaggACATAACAGTAGGATACtcctgaataacatcaattacggcgaccgacaagcctcacacattccgtcacaaatcacttgcataacttgatcacgttgaaggaactgatcactaccaccaatatgccaattcaactatggctaaccaatctatcttcttccaatttatccttgattgccttagaaataataataactccattcaacacataagacactccatccgcacttatcccgagtgaccttgaattacgagaccatgttgtctcaaatcccacgagccatttcatacctcccaaatgctacactgcaagtcaaaacatcataggacATTCTGatcctcttctcataagctgctacaaagcttgcttcttaaccgtacctataggctcgaaatcattaggcacgacactttacccctttgaatccactagggccgttgttgagagccacccgctctgacttggccccaaatataatcaactccatgaatcttctagcacatgaataccctttCAATGAAGCACCCGACAGTaaataaatcctgaatccttccccaagtctgaacatgagccaataaggccaaccataacaCACCTTTAataattcctttgctcaaattaccacttatgttcttttcccgtagctgaaataacccatcaatatgctaataacaaGAAACCTCGCAcatagttaaccatgcaacccaatcataggcggtggaaCTCTCCCACTTGGCTTGAAgtcactattacacaactctggaattcacTAGGGTACAATCACCACGACATCAAcaacccatcctgagtccgagctcactctctagctgcacaagtccattcacccctcgtagACATCAATTAAATATGTGgaaacatccttccaattcaaagtgaGTGTAGTGGGACTGTAGCTCGCAGGAATCCCACATCGAAAAAGAGAGGGGGAGTCCTGGGCTATATTAGTAAGACTTGGACTTACATGTGCATAGGCCTTTTCCCCAGTGGGACTGGGGGAGAACAAAACCGTGCGGGTGGGATCCAAAGCGGACAATATACACATAGTGTGGGGCCGGATCGTTACAATTCAACCTTTTCAAGCACATATATGCTACGTTGGAAACTGAAAATGTGAGTTTCCAACATAGCATATATATCTACAAAGACGACAATAACAAATAAATTAAAACAGAGAATAAACTCTTATATTATAACAATCCATCAAACAAGTAGGGAAAAACAAAATATTCCAACATTTAATACTCGCAAAAGTAGGTAGAAGGCTTGTCTAGTGTAGTTTATCCTCTTTTGAGGTTTGCGAACTATTACATAGGAGCAAGATTTACCCTGTTCACACCCGAAGATCGAGTAGCGACTGCGGGTTTCCCTAGTTAACCAAAAAACAAGCAGGTAGAATACCAACAAGGCATTGGTCTTGAATACAACAAAACTTTTATTTTACATCAACAACATATATCATAAAcactataataattatttttcaaGCATCCATAGGAGAAGCATATGGATCTTCAGCATGAGTTGGATTTTTGGAAGTTCGAGCCAGAAATGCTCTAATCATAGGCTTAACCTTCTCCACTGtcttaattattcccaaaaacaTGAACCTATAGAGAATCACCATTCCAAAAACAATTGCTACATCAACCCATTTTGAATATCCCATTTGCACTTGCCATATATTTCTCAAAATCTCATCACCAGTAATTGTAGCTGGCCCTCCAATTTGCTCATTAGGAAAAGTTAATCCCAAGAACTCATTCTTATAAAACCCTTGATTTGCATATTTGTGAAATGCAATATAATACATTGGATATTTCCAAAATGGATTAGGAAGATCATTAGGCAATCGAAAGAAACCTCCGTTAAGCATCATAACACCTTGAATTCCAGCTCCTGTTATAATTCCCATGAGAAAATCTGGTACAATACTTGCCACGATCATCATTAGGCTTTCGACTAACATCATTGTTGTGAATAACATTAGTGCAAAATAAGCAAAGTGATCAAACTCCTTTTGTAATCCAACAAGGTAATAAGCCATAGCACCAGGTATTACTGAGATCATTGCTAGGTAAGGAATGGAAGAGAATGTATTTCCTATGACATATGCAGCCACACCATAGTGCCCATTTAATCTTTCTCGAGTGAAAATCTAGCAACAATTAGGAGCAAATGACAAATAATTAGCATCATTAATTGTTACTATTGTGAAAGATTATGTGTAAAATAAATGAGGGTGATAGTTAAATGTGCATACTTTCATATCCTCAACAAAAGATGGGAATCCACCAATAGCCATAAAGGTTAAGAAGGCAGCAACAAACATGAGCATTGAACCTCTAGCCTGCAAATTTAGCAAGGAGCGAAGAAAGACGAAAATGTTATACTCTGACATGTCACCTAAAAGATAACTATAGGCACTGTCGATCTAATAATTCATTTGTTTTTATAAAAATATAAGCAAAATGTCTCACCTGAATGGAGCCATAGTCGTGGCCAATGTCATGAAATATAGTGCCAACACACAAGCACAAAGCAATATATATTGCAAAACGAAGCCAGTAATAACCAAGATCACGATACATGTTCACAAAAGATCTCCTGGTTAGAACCGTGCACTGAGTAATGAAACTTGCTTGGTTTCCTTTCTTTGCTTCTTGTCCACCATTCTATACACAAATATTCATATTAGACCAGTTTAAGTAATTTTCTTGGATTTGCACAATATATAAGATCAAAATAGCGATTTTGTTAATCGCGTGCACTAGTATAAAAACCTGTTGGCAAATCTCCAGAACTCGACGTTGAACTTGTTGGCAACCCTGTGAGGTCTTGTATGACTTAACCAGAATATTGATTGCTTCTGTCGCCGTGGCTTTTCCACCAACTCCTTTCTCGATATCCTAAGGTCAAACAGAGAATTAATCAGCACAACCCACAATAATTATCTCTAACACTAGTTTAGACAGTAGTACAAAGAAGAACATATATAGATATATACTTACAGCATCAAAGTCCTTGTTGATTGTCCTTAAGTAGTGGTCAGAAGGATTCCTCATAGTTGGACATGGGAAGCCATTCAGTGCAAAAAACTGGAAAAAATGGTATTAAAGATTCATCATAAAAAACTAATTTTAGACTTTTTATATATGGAGCGACATGTTGCTATAGATTTAACTTATATCGATTGACAACATAAAGAATTTTGACACTATCAGTGTAATTTAACCTTCTATAGTAAATTTCCTATTTAATATTCAGACAATTAGTTTCACTTAATATGGGCAGTTACTCGTAATTATCTTTAAAAAGAAAAGGGCAGCTCGGTGCACTAAACTCCTGCTATGCGCGTGGTCCGGGGAAGGGTCGGACCACTAGGGTCTATTATACACAGCTTTACCCTACATTTCTGTAAGAGTCTGTTTCCACGActcgaactcgtgacctcctgatcaaatgagatcaactttgctGGTTACTTCAAAAAAAGTAAGAAGCCTTTTTACATTGTCAATGCGTAGAAGGTAAGCTATATAGTAAGTACCTCATTTGCAGCAGAAATGGAACCAAAGTAGACAGTCCTACCAGAGGAGAGAAGGCAAAGATTGTGGAAAAGCTCAAAAACTTCACTACTTGGCTGATGTATAGAAGCAACCACAGTTCTTCCATCTTGTTTAGCCAATTGAACTATTCGATTCATGACATGGTAAGAAGCTGCACTATCAAGTCCACTAGTTGGCTCATCAAGGAAAAGAAGCTTTGGACGTGTTAGTATTTCAATGCAAATACTAACTCTTCTCTTTTGTCCACCACTTAATCCTTTTACACTCCACCCTCCAATTCTTGTATTCATTGCATCTTGTAATCCCATTTCTCTTATTGTTGCTTCAGCTCTTTCTTTCTTCTCGGATCTTGACATTGAATCTGGTAATTGGAGTTGTGCTGAATAGTATATTGCTTCTTTCACTGTCAGTGTTGTCATCAATGTATCATCTTGTGTCACATAAgcctttgaaaaagaaaaaaagaaaaaaaatgagtcACAAGTCAAAATATGTTTTTCGTTAACTGTATAGAAGTCAAACCCCACAAAAAAGGTAAGATATTAGTTCTTATGGGGAGATTTAAGAAGCACGTGAACCCATATTTGCCGGCCAAATtagatattttatatatatatatatatatttttaaattagtACTCCCTCTGTCTCATATTAACTGAcgtgatttctaaaaataattgtctcaaattatttatcattttagaagttcaagagtaaattaattattttttcctatTCTATCCTTAATATTAATTGTTCTTGAAGATTACAAACACCTTAATTATGagcaagtaataaatgaagagaATTATATTTTAAGACATAAataaggataaaatagtaaaaattatttcttatttattattttcttaaggGGCATGTAAAAGAGAAACACGATAGATAATATGAGACAGAAGGAGTATAATATTAATTGTTGGCACGCATGCCATAGAAAGTTGAATGATATACTTGGTTAAAAGTAATTGAGTTATTACCAAAAGGAATAAAGATCAATTTCTACTATacattttttcttccttttctttattaGTGCACTCATGCACCGAAAATCTTAGATCTAACTCTGGTGAAGTTATATGTTTAATTTCAAGATATTTTCACTTATTCCGGAGAGTTACATGTAATTGTATTTTAGATAAATTCCCGATACCGTTAAAGTTCTTTTATATTGTAAATGTATAAAAATTAAAACTCGTAAAGAAATAGCTTATGATATTTTTTGTCCTTACCGAAGTGCCAAAAGCAAGAGCTTGTCTCCGACCATTGATGAGGATTTCTCCAGTTTGTCTCGTGTTCGAATCCAATCTCCCtgaaataatattaaataattaatgAGTTTCAAGTGAATTAAAacattttcattttatttttttcttgctCTTTGCCGGCCAGAGACCACAGGGGAATTAGTGGAAGACTTTCCAGTTGGTGGTATTTTTAAGTCAAATTCTGTGGACCATAGACATCATAATAATTAATAAGTGGAGTagttcctaagcaagttttatacTCCTACTATAAAAGTCAATATTACTCCTAGTATATGTGACGTTATCAATGGTCTGATAAAAATCGAAATACTCTAATTTATCTCATGAATCAATCAATCAATTCCAAGTAACAtggtgggcgtttggacataagaattgtgatatttcgaaaaaatgattttttttaaattaaaaataatatttgaaaattaaagttgagtttggacatgaatacaatTCGTAgctgtttttgaatttttctgaGTGATttaaagtgaaaattttgaaaataactttttggagttttaaaaatttcccaaaaatttaaaaattcaactttaattaaaatttaaaattttcatgacCAAACACTGAtttaaaaaaaagtgaaaatttttcgaaaaaaaagtaaaattttttaTGGACAAACAGGCCATaatataaaatttataatttaGTCAAGTTTGTAAGAAATTTAAGCAATTAATCACTCCTTTGAGCTAGAGAGCATTAGAGAAAAATCTTAAATGATGGTTTCGGATAAGGAAGGTTAAACTAGAAATCTGTATAACAATTATTCACTATAAAAGTCATATTTTTCTCAGAACTGATtcttatgttatgttataatatatatccTGTATAACAGCACTTCACTATAGcagccaaaaaaaaatataaagacaAATGAAACTATTATATGCTAGAGTAACTAGTACCTGCTAAAGTATCAAGAAGAGTGGATTTGCCACAACCAGAAGGACCCATAATGGCCAAAACTTGACCAGGTTGTACATAACCAGTTAGCCCTTGTAATATTGCTCTCCTCCCTGTTTTCTTGTCTGGCACTGTCACCCACAAATCTTTCCATGTCAAGTAAATTCCTTCATTATTAAAAGGGAGTACAACTTCCTCATATGCAAAACCAGTAGTATTATTATTTCCCTTAATCTCTTCCCTAAGTATTATTGGTGGTGTTTCATAGTGTACCATTTCTAAGGACCTTTTTATTTCAGAATCAACCCTAAGAGATGGTGCTTCAATAGCAGCAATATGAGGTGGTGGACTATTACTAAATGGGAAatttttggttggatttttgttgTTAAAAGGAATATCATCTTGAGAATAAGTAACACTTTCATTATCTGTCTCAGATTCTTGGCGTCTATGTGGTGATCTGTTTGGACTAGGTGTCCATCTTGGAACATTAACCTGTAACTCcatttcaaatattctttctgtataggaagaagaagatgaagagaaagGTATAGAAATAAGTAAAGATAATGCATGGGAATGAAGAGAGTGGTTAAAGAGAGTCCATATATATAGCACTAATGAGGAAGGTGTTGGGAAGTTGGAGTAATAATCTAGTTGTATAAATAAAATAgctaaattaaaattattaaaccAGATTGATAAGGCACGAAAGCTAAGAAGAAACTAAACAAATGTATATAATCTATAAAATGAGACAATTTTGGCCTTGCTTGGTCTTAGTTTGGATTAAAACGGCCCGATAATACTTTTAATATAATGTGATATTTTCCGTTTTAAATCAAGTTCGCATAATTTTTTCGAAAAGGTTTCACAATGCTAAGAAATCTCTACATGTTATATGTAGACACGATCCCAATTTATGAGACTTTAATCGTATACTCAACATAAATCAGATTTGCTTCCAAAGGATGAAAGCTAAGAAACAAATGTGTATATTTCATGAAACTAGAGAATTTCGTCCTAGGTCATCTTCTTGTGATAAGTATGGTTTGACTTAATCTTCTGAATTGTGTGAAAAGGAATAATTGCGTAGCATCTTCACTATTTGATATTTAATTTCTTAAGTAATTTCTGTCTTTCTATTTTGTCTTTTCTTCGTAGCTGTAATTGatgggagaaatttaaaaatagccagatttac
Proteins encoded:
- the LOC104213008 gene encoding ABC transporter G family member 1-like; this translates as MELQVNVPRWTPSPNRSPHRRQESETDNESVTYSQDDIPFNNKNPTKNFPFSNSPPPHIAAIEAPSLRVDSEIKRSLEMVHYETPPIILREEIKGNNNTTGFAYEEVVLPFNNEGIYLTWKDLWVTVPDKKTGRRAILQGLTGYVQPGQVLAIMGPSGCGKSTLLDTLAGRLDSNTRQTGEILINGRRQALAFGTSAYVTQDDTLMTTLTVKEAIYYSAQLQLPDSMSRSEKKERAEATIREMGLQDAMNTRIGGWSVKGLSGGQKRRVSICIEILTRPKLLFLDEPTSGLDSAASYHVMNRIVQLAKQDGRTVVASIHQPSSEVFELFHNLCLLSSGRTVYFGSISAANEFFALNGFPCPTMRNPSDHYLRTINKDFDADIEKGVGGKATATEAINILVKSYKTSQGCQQVQRRVLEICQQNGGQEAKKGNQASFITQCTVLTRRSFVNMYRDLGYYWLRFAIYIALCLCVGTIFHDIGHDYGSIQARGSMLMFVAAFLTFMAIGGFPSFVEDMKIFTRERLNGHYGVAAYVIGNTFSSIPYLAMISVIPGAMAYYLVGLQKEFDHFAYFALMLFTTMMLVESLMMIVASIVPDFLMGIITGAGIQGVMMLNGGFFRLPNDLPNPFWKYPMYYIAFHKYANQGFYKNEFLGLTFPNEQIGGPATITGDEILRNIWQVQMGYSKWVDVAIVFGMVILYRFMFLGIIKTVEKVKPMIRAFLARTSKNPTHAEDPYASPMDA